The window GGCGATCAGCAGCTGGTACGACTACTACCGGGCCGACGGCGGTGTCGTCGCTCCGGGCGGCTTCCAGGGTGAGGACACCGACATCCTGGCCAAGGCGGTGCTGACCCGTTCGAACCCCGAGGTCTGCGCCGGTGAGATGGCCCGGCTGGAACGCGAACAGGACCGGGAGACCGGCGACTACAGCCCCTACTGGGCCGAGCGGAACTACCTGCGCGACGCCGACCGGGTGCGGGCCAGTGTGCTGCTGGTGCACGGACTGCACGACTTCAACGTGCGGACCCGGCACGCCGGACAGTGGTGGGACGCCCTCGGCCGCAACCACGTGCCCCGCAAGATCTGGCTGCACCAGGCCGGGCACACCGACCCGTTCAACATCCGCCGCGCCGAGTGGCTGGACACCCTGCACAGGTGGTTCGAACAGTGGCTCTACAAGATCGACACCGGGGTCATGCGGGAACCCGTGGCCGACGTCGAGGTCGCACCCAACCAGTGGGTCACCTCACGATCCTGGCCGCTGACCGGCCGGGAGACCACCCTGCGGCTCGGCGCCGGGCCCCGGCAGACCTTCGTGGACGACACCTCGCGGGCCGCCGAGTCACTGGCCGCCGCACCCGACGGCACCGACCCGAACCGGTTCGCGCACCTCACCGCGCCACTGCCGAAGGATGTCCGGCTCTCCGGGACACCCGAGATCACGGTCCGCGCCGATCTGGCCGGTGACTCGCCGTACCTGACCGCGCTGCTCGTCGACTACGGGACCGCCGACCGGTTCGTGCGGGTGCGGACCCTCGCCGAACAGGACTGCGTCGGGCCCGGCATCGACGGCGATCCCGGATGCTTCGCCAAGCGGGAGTACGTGACGGCGCCGTCCGACTACGAGGTCGTCACCCGGGGCTGGATCGACGTGCGCAACCGGATCTCGCCGTCGCGGACCACGCCGATCACCGCCGGGAAGGCGTACACGTTCCGGTTCGAGCTGCAGAGCACCGACCACGTGTTCGCGGCCGGGCACCGGATCGGCGTGGTGTTGATCTCCACCGACCGGGACCACACCCTGCGCTACCCCTCGGGCACCGTCGTCGGCGTCCAACCCGGGGCGTCCTTCCTGACCGCCCGGCTCAGCTGAACATCGGGACGGCCGCGCCGCTGACCCGTACCCCCTTG of the Actinoplanes sichuanensis genome contains:
- a CDS encoding Xaa-Pro dipeptidyl-peptidase; this translates as MRLLARSLTVLMVLAGSAATAAAPAHAATGTRPVHDYATAIREQVWVQTPVDSDFDGRPDRVAVRIIRPDTTTRVPVIFQASPYYAGLNDIPNHDDVDRDGGVSALASAANRAETITFAGYLDNYFVPRGYAVIFADSLGSGGSDGCPTSGGRNETLGMKAVIDWLNGRAPGFDATGAPVRADWTTGRTGMIGVSYNGTLPNAVAATGVRGLETIVPIAAISSWYDYYRADGGVVAPGGFQGEDTDILAKAVLTRSNPEVCAGEMARLEREQDRETGDYSPYWAERNYLRDADRVRASVLLVHGLHDFNVRTRHAGQWWDALGRNHVPRKIWLHQAGHTDPFNIRRAEWLDTLHRWFEQWLYKIDTGVMREPVADVEVAPNQWVTSRSWPLTGRETTLRLGAGPRQTFVDDTSRAAESLAAAPDGTDPNRFAHLTAPLPKDVRLSGTPEITVRADLAGDSPYLTALLVDYGTADRFVRVRTLAEQDCVGPGIDGDPGCFAKREYVTAPSDYEVVTRGWIDVRNRISPSRTTPITAGKAYTFRFELQSTDHVFAAGHRIGVVLISTDRDHTLRYPSGTVVGVQPGASFLTARLS